A DNA window from Deltaproteobacteria bacterium contains the following coding sequences:
- a CDS encoding VOC family protein, giving the protein MQVQPLITVRDVEVSSRWYQELLGCESGHGGPEYEMLLKDGQLLLQLHHWNDHEHPNMGDADAAPHGYEVLLWFETATFDAAVARARALGAHILEEPHVNPRAKHRECWMRDPDGYTVVLASPSGDLG; this is encoded by the coding sequence ATGCAAGTTCAGCCCTTGATCACGGTGCGGGACGTTGAGGTCAGCAGTCGCTGGTATCAGGAACTTCTCGGCTGCGAGAGCGGTCACGGCGGACCCGAGTACGAGATGCTCTTGAAAGACGGGCAGCTGTTACTTCAGCTTCACCACTGGAATGACCACGAGCACCCCAACATGGGCGACGCGGACGCGGCACCGCACGGCTACGAAGTGCTCTTGTGGTTCGAGACCGCGACGTTCGACGCAGCGGTAGCACGCGCCCGCGCGCTTGGCGCCCACATCCTCGAGGAGCCGCACGTGAATCCCCGAGCCAAACACCGGGAGTGCTGGATGCGCGATCCGGACGGCTACACGGTCGTGCTTGCTAGCCCGTCCGGAGATCTCGGCTAG
- a CDS encoding undecaprenyl-diphosphate phosphatase has translation MIVLKALILGIVEGITEFLPISSTGHLIVASDLVNYPVASRATFEIFIQLGAILAVVWLYHQPLLDLVRRAPSDAPARDLLGKVALAFLPAAGIGFLFHHVIEEHLFSPTVVAITLIVGGAIIIALERRAWQFDVEAIEATGWMQALGVGGAQVLSLIPGVSRAGATIIGAMLVGIDRPAATQFSFYLSIPTLFAASLYSLFKARHDLVASDALPLAVGFVTSFIAALIVVRVFINFVRSHDFTGFGYYRIAAGLAILLFFR, from the coding sequence ATGATCGTTCTCAAGGCTTTGATTCTCGGCATCGTTGAAGGTATCACTGAATTTCTTCCGATCTCGTCGACCGGTCATCTGATCGTCGCCTCCGACCTGGTGAACTATCCCGTGGCGTCGCGAGCGACGTTTGAGATCTTCATCCAACTCGGCGCGATTCTCGCTGTCGTGTGGCTTTACCACCAACCGCTGCTCGACCTCGTACGGCGCGCTCCTTCGGACGCGCCCGCACGCGATCTTCTCGGCAAGGTCGCGCTCGCCTTCCTCCCGGCCGCCGGCATCGGCTTTCTGTTCCATCACGTCATCGAGGAACATCTCTTCAGTCCGACGGTAGTGGCGATCACGCTGATCGTCGGCGGCGCGATCATCATCGCCCTCGAACGCCGCGCGTGGCAGTTCGACGTGGAAGCGATCGAGGCCACTGGCTGGATGCAGGCATTGGGCGTTGGCGGGGCGCAAGTGTTGTCACTGATTCCCGGTGTCTCGCGCGCCGGCGCCACCATCATCGGTGCCATGCTTGTGGGGATCGATAGACCGGCCGCGACCCAGTTCTCGTTCTACCTCTCGATCCCCACACTATTTGCGGCGAGTCTGTACAGCTTGTTCAAGGCGCGCCACGACCTCGTCGCCAGCGACGCGCTGCCGCTCGCCGTCGGCTTTGTCACCTCGTTCATCGCCGCACTGATCGTGGTACGCGTCTTCATCAACTTCGTGCGCAGCCACGACTTCACCGGCTTCGGCTACTATCGGATCGCAGCCGGGCTGGCGATTCTGCTGTTCTTCCGGTGA